One genomic segment of Heptranchias perlo isolate sHepPer1 chromosome 3, sHepPer1.hap1, whole genome shotgun sequence includes these proteins:
- the penkb gene encoding proenkephalin b, with protein MALLWKCHCLVAVLCASFVGVGADCDQDCAYCAYHLAGHSTEFNPLSCTLECEGKLPSGKAWGMCKELEEVNKPHDDSQSSPENDKEKEEQRLLLSKKYGGFMKRYGGFMKKGDSGDTYISEVDDENKGREILSKRYGGFMKKDNEGASSVDSAAILRELLNLSELNQRKHNLDHSDSDSRNEIMKRYGGFMNGFKRSPELEDLPELQKRYGGFMRRFGKPDYQKRYGGFMKRWNDALVPSDEDGEIYSKEVPELEKRYGGFMRI; from the exons ATGGCGTTACTGTGGAAGTGTCATTGCCTGGTGGCGGTGTTGTGTGCCTCCTTCGTGGGGGTCGGGGCAGACTGTGACCAGGACTGCGCTTACTGTGCCTACCATCTGGCCGGCCATTCGACAGAGTTTAATCCGCTG agttgCACTTTAGAGTGCGAAGGTAAGCTGCCATCAGGAAAAGCATGGGGGATGTGTAAGGAGCTGGAGGAAGTCAACAAACCTCATGATGACAGTCAAAGTTCTCCCGAAAATGACAAAGAAAAGGAAGAACAGCGCCTGCTGTTGAGCAAAAAGTATGGTGGCTTCATGAAACGCTATGGAGGCTTCATGAAAAAAGGAGACAGCGGTGACACATATATTTCCGAAGTCGACGACGAAAACAAGGGAAGAGAGATACTGAGTAAGAGGTATGGAGGGTTTATGAAGAAGGACAATGAGGGCGCTTCTTCAGTAGATTCTGCTGCCATTCTGAGAGAGCTGCTGAATTTAAGTGAGCTCAATCAACGGAAGCATAATTTGGACCACAGCGACTCTGATAGCCGTAATGAGATCATGAAGCGGTACGGAGGATTCATGAATGGATTCAAGAGAAGCCCCGAAttagaagatttaccagaattgcaAAAGAGATATGGGGGTTTTATGAGAAGATTTGGTAAACCAGATTACCAGAAAAGGTATGGTGGATTTATGAAACGTTGGAATGATGCTCTTGTCCCTTCTGATGAAGATGGTGAAATTTATTCCAAAGAAGTCCCTGAACTTGAAAAGAGATATGGCGGATTTATGAGAATTTAG